The Flavobacterium commune genome contains a region encoding:
- a CDS encoding response regulator transcription factor — MNQTIRVVLADDHFFVRDGIKSLLESEKNIVVVGEATDGLEALEVVTTTNPDLLIVDIRMPHHTGIEVVEKLRNQNNPVKIIVLSMHESEEYVLKSIKAGADGYLLKGSSKEEFLKALHSVANGGKYFTGDISSILINQLTSNTTTTLEPKPALTEDLTITKREKEILTLLLSGKGNKEIAEALEISKRTAEVHRFNLMKKLKVKNLMELSNKATEYSLI, encoded by the coding sequence ATGAACCAAACAATTCGAGTTGTTTTAGCAGATGATCATTTTTTTGTAAGAGATGGTATCAAATCGCTTTTAGAAAGTGAAAAAAACATAGTTGTTGTGGGAGAAGCAACCGACGGTCTGGAAGCATTAGAAGTTGTAACTACAACCAACCCTGACTTATTAATTGTAGATATTAGAATGCCTCATCATACCGGTATTGAAGTGGTTGAAAAACTGCGTAATCAAAATAATCCGGTAAAAATCATTGTGCTTTCTATGCACGAATCAGAAGAATATGTTTTAAAATCAATCAAAGCCGGTGCCGATGGTTATTTACTAAAAGGTTCTAGCAAAGAAGAATTTTTAAAAGCATTACACTCTGTAGCTAATGGTGGTAAATATTTCACCGGTGATATTTCATCAATACTTATCAATCAATTAACCAGTAACACTACTACAACCTTAGAACCAAAACCGGCTCTTACCGAAGATTTAACTATCACCAAAAGAGAAAAAGAAATTCTTACTCTTTTATTATCCGGAAAAGGAAATAAAGAAATTGCCGAAGCACTTGAAATTAGTAAACGTACTGCCGAAGTGCATCGTTTTAATCTAATGAAGAAACTAAAAGTAAAAAACCTTATGGAGCTTTCTAACAAGGCTACCGAATATTCGTTAATATAA
- a CDS encoding MFS transporter — protein sequence MESTNSLSKSHRMLFLNTLAFTVCFACWTLNGVLVTYLVDKGIYNWSVVQVGWLLGIPILTGSVMRLPIGILTDKYGGKYVFASLLLLCSIPLFLLPFADSFAMFAFLSFLFGMIGTGFAVGIGYTSIFYPKEWQGRALGIFGMGNAGAAVTTFIAPTLLNQFSVDDPENGWKLLPVIYGIALLIIGLIFLLFAENKKLEQSTKTIPQMLSTLKNVRVWRFGTYYFLVFGCFVAYSQWLLPNFMNVYQTSLVMGGMFATMFSLPSGVIRAFGGYLSDKYGARLVMYWVLGTSVFFSALLMVPKMEITTAGSGIMAKKAGVVTEISATNIKIGDTDIPVIAKKEITTDGSNIFPTKTSWQEVIVSENQDVAKKELLAKGITKINFDANMWVYLVLVILIGISWGIGKAAVYKHIPEYFPNEVGIVGGMVGLLGGLGGFFGPIIFSYLLTSTGLWSSSWIFILIFSIICLVWMHITITNMMNKNQPELAKEIDTKN from the coding sequence ATGGAAAGCACAAACTCATTATCAAAATCGCACCGAATGTTATTTCTCAATACATTAGCCTTTACAGTATGCTTTGCCTGCTGGACATTGAATGGTGTATTAGTTACTTATTTAGTGGATAAAGGAATCTACAACTGGAGCGTGGTACAAGTAGGATGGTTATTAGGAATTCCTATTTTAACCGGATCTGTAATGCGTTTACCTATTGGAATATTAACTGATAAATATGGTGGTAAATACGTATTTGCCTCTTTATTATTACTATGTTCAATCCCTTTATTTCTTCTTCCATTTGCTGATAGTTTTGCAATGTTTGCTTTCTTAAGCTTTCTATTTGGAATGATTGGAACAGGTTTTGCCGTAGGTATCGGATACACATCGATATTTTATCCTAAAGAATGGCAAGGTAGAGCCTTGGGGATTTTTGGTATGGGAAATGCCGGAGCCGCAGTTACCACTTTTATTGCTCCTACTCTATTGAATCAATTTTCTGTTGACGATCCTGAAAACGGATGGAAATTATTACCTGTTATCTACGGAATTGCGTTATTAATCATTGGACTTATCTTCTTATTATTTGCTGAAAACAAAAAATTAGAACAATCGACCAAAACAATTCCGCAAATGCTTTCTACTCTAAAAAATGTTCGTGTATGGCGTTTTGGAACTTATTATTTTTTAGTATTTGGTTGTTTTGTGGCATATTCCCAATGGTTGTTACCTAACTTTATGAATGTATATCAAACAAGCTTAGTTATGGGCGGAATGTTTGCCACTATGTTCAGCCTGCCTTCAGGAGTGATACGTGCCTTTGGAGGTTATTTATCTGATAAATATGGTGCCAGACTGGTTATGTACTGGGTACTGGGAACTTCAGTATTTTTTAGTGCCTTATTAATGGTGCCAAAAATGGAAATTACAACAGCCGGATCCGGAATTATGGCAAAAAAAGCAGGAGTTGTTACTGAAATTTCAGCAACCAACATCAAAATAGGTGATACCGACATTCCTGTAATTGCAAAAAAAGAAATCACTACCGATGGTTCTAATATTTTCCCAACCAAAACATCCTGGCAAGAAGTAATAGTAAGCGAAAACCAAGATGTAGCAAAAAAAGAATTATTAGCTAAAGGGATTACCAAAATTAATTTTGATGCCAATATGTGGGTTTATCTGGTTTTAGTAATCTTAATTGGAATTTCATGGGGAATTGGAAAAGCTGCCGTTTACAAACACATTCCTGAATATTTTCCTAACGAAGTAGGTATTGTAGGCGGGATGGTAGGATTACTGGGAGGTTTAGGAGGATTCTTTGGTCCTATTATCTTCAGTTACCTGCTTACATCTACCGGTTTATGGTCTAGTTCATGGATATTTATCCTGATTTTCTCTATTATCTGTTTGGTTTGGATGCACATCACCATTACCAATATGATGAACAAAAACCAACCTGAACTAGCTAAAGAAATAGATACTAAAAACTAA
- a CDS encoding tyrosine-type recombinase/integrase, with the protein MKWEAKIITHRGIKRIAVYFEKNTELIARIKLVEGSRWSQTMGVWHLPDTEENRIRFKIPISEGKSALSQIQENNQLVLKRFIEEIQLKGYSHSTLKTYRNEFGIYLNYLKGIPAENSSVEDIRNYILYCINELQLSEATIHSRINAIKFYYEQVLRRERFLLEIPRPKKPLKLPKAIAPPDIKKIFQVTPNLKHNTMLKLCYGLGLRVSEIVNLKIKDIDSKSMQVFIERAKGKKDRYVNLPESILPQLRNYFIEYKPKIYLFEGQNGGQYSCRSAQQVFRNALLKAKINKSVSIHSLRHSFATHLLEQGTDIRFIQELLGHNDIKTTLIYTEVTDKNIRKIISPLDNL; encoded by the coding sequence ATGAAATGGGAAGCCAAAATAATCACGCACCGAGGCATCAAAAGAATAGCTGTTTATTTCGAAAAAAATACCGAATTAATAGCTCGAATCAAACTAGTCGAAGGCTCTCGCTGGAGTCAAACCATGGGGGTTTGGCATCTACCGGATACAGAAGAAAACAGAATTCGATTTAAAATACCTATTTCCGAAGGAAAATCGGCATTATCACAAATCCAAGAGAACAATCAATTGGTTTTGAAACGGTTTATTGAAGAAATACAATTAAAAGGTTACAGCCATTCAACGCTAAAAACCTATCGCAATGAATTTGGTATTTATTTAAATTATCTAAAAGGAATTCCTGCCGAAAATTCTTCTGTAGAAGATATTCGCAACTACATCTTGTATTGCATCAATGAACTACAACTATCCGAAGCCACCATTCACAGCCGTATTAATGCCATCAAATTTTACTATGAGCAGGTTTTAAGAAGAGAACGATTTTTACTCGAAATTCCACGACCAAAAAAACCATTAAAATTACCCAAAGCTATTGCTCCTCCCGATATAAAAAAAATATTTCAAGTCACTCCAAATCTAAAACACAACACCATGCTGAAGCTTTGTTATGGTTTAGGATTGAGAGTTTCTGAAATTGTAAATCTTAAAATCAAGGACATCGACAGTAAATCGATGCAAGTTTTTATTGAACGTGCCAAGGGTAAAAAAGACCGCTATGTTAATTTACCGGAAAGTATATTACCACAACTTCGCAATTATTTTATTGAATACAAACCTAAAATCTATTTGTTTGAAGGACAAAATGGCGGTCAGTACAGTTGCCGAAGTGCACAACAAGTATTTAGAAACGCCCTATTGAAAGCAAAAATCAATAAATCAGTAAGCATTCATAGTTTGCGACACAGTTTTGCAACCCATTTGTTAGAACAAGGAACCGATATTCGTTTCATACAAGAACTCCTGGGGCATAACGACATTAAAACCACTTTAATTTACACCGAAGTAACTGACAAAAATATTCGCAAGATAATTAGTCCACTGGATAATTTGTAA
- a CDS encoding HNH endonuclease, which produces MNCYVCDIEITADNETDEHILINAAGGRLKSKELICSKCNSDFGESIDGILAKQLNNLANMLMVKRHRGEPQPIIGNKKSTGEKYLLEVGGKPKLTKPTIDKTVDGDKTNISITARSEKELREILTGIAKKHPHFDVEEAMKSAQWREEHFDEALHFQNTIGGNEVFRAICKCATNYFIYCKGDPAQIKHLIPYIKGEEQKEIVWMHYQDNLYELRPDESSHVIHLVGNKQGGILYCYVDYFNTHKYLVLLNDNYQGQDIKQTYFFDLVNVVPIQREVTIDYDKKTLLEFFTNKDAKPFEKVKKSFDHSIALGLKRQDDHQRGELLERAIQNSLGKYPEGTIITEEMINETVNEIMKNITPYLLRGMKK; this is translated from the coding sequence ATGAATTGTTACGTATGCGACATAGAAATTACAGCCGACAATGAAACGGACGAACATATCCTTATCAATGCAGCTGGTGGACGACTTAAATCGAAAGAGTTAATTTGCAGTAAATGCAATTCTGACTTCGGAGAAAGCATTGACGGAATTTTAGCCAAACAACTTAATAATTTGGCAAATATGCTTATGGTAAAAAGACACCGAGGTGAACCGCAGCCAATTATTGGCAACAAGAAATCTACAGGTGAAAAATACCTCCTTGAAGTTGGAGGCAAACCAAAGCTTACCAAACCAACCATAGACAAAACCGTTGACGGGGACAAAACAAATATTTCAATTACAGCAAGGAGCGAAAAGGAATTAAGAGAAATACTGACTGGCATTGCAAAAAAACATCCGCACTTTGACGTTGAAGAAGCGATGAAGTCCGCACAATGGCGAGAAGAGCACTTTGACGAAGCTTTACATTTTCAAAATACAATTGGAGGCAATGAAGTATTTAGGGCAATCTGCAAATGCGCAACGAATTATTTTATTTACTGCAAAGGTGACCCTGCACAAATCAAACATCTTATCCCTTACATAAAAGGCGAAGAACAAAAAGAAATTGTTTGGATGCATTACCAAGACAATTTATATGAATTAAGACCAGATGAAAGTTCCCACGTTATTCATTTAGTCGGAAACAAACAAGGAGGTATTTTATATTGTTACGTTGACTATTTTAATACACATAAATATTTAGTGTTACTCAATGACAACTATCAAGGTCAAGACATTAAACAAACATATTTCTTCGACTTGGTCAATGTTGTTCCCATTCAACGGGAAGTAACAATTGACTACGATAAAAAGACTTTACTTGAGTTTTTTACGAACAAAGACGCAAAACCATTTGAGAAAGTTAAAAAATCATTTGACCATTCCATAGCACTTGGCTTAAAACGACAAGACGACCACCAAAGAGGAGAATTACTTGAGAGGGCAATTCAAAATTCATTAGGAAAATATCCTGAAGGAACAATTATTACGGAGGAAATGATTAACGAGACAGTGAATGAAATTATGAAAAACATAACGCCTTATCTTCTCAGAGGAATGAAAAAATAA
- the mazG gene encoding nucleoside triphosphate pyrophosphohydrolase, translating to MNTRQIQLQAFERLLDIMDDLREKCPWDKKQTIQTLRHLTIEETYELGDAILDNDLNEVKKELGDLLLHIVFYAKIGSETNNFDIADVCNEICEKLIHRHPHIYGDVEVKDEEEVKQNWEKLKLKEGKKSVLEGVPRSLPALVKASRIQDKVKGVGFDWEESHQVWDKVQEELQELQDEVQAGNQDAIEAEFGDVLFSMINYARFLNVNPEDALERTNKKFIKRFQYLESKANDLGKSLMDMSLAEMDVFWEEAKRS from the coding sequence ATGAATACAAGACAAATCCAATTACAGGCTTTTGAACGATTGTTAGATATTATGGACGATTTACGTGAAAAATGCCCTTGGGATAAAAAGCAAACCATACAAACCCTCAGACATCTTACCATCGAGGAGACCTATGAATTAGGCGATGCTATTTTGGATAATGATTTGAATGAAGTCAAAAAAGAATTGGGCGATTTGTTACTGCATATTGTTTTTTATGCCAAAATAGGAAGCGAAACCAATAATTTTGACATAGCTGATGTTTGCAACGAAATTTGCGAAAAACTCATTCATCGTCACCCTCATATTTATGGTGATGTTGAGGTGAAAGACGAAGAGGAAGTCAAGCAAAATTGGGAAAAATTAAAACTCAAAGAAGGGAAAAAATCAGTTTTAGAAGGTGTTCCAAGGAGTTTGCCGGCATTGGTAAAAGCCAGCCGAATTCAGGATAAGGTAAAAGGTGTGGGCTTTGATTGGGAAGAATCGCATCAGGTTTGGGATAAGGTTCAGGAAGAATTACAGGAATTGCAAGATGAGGTACAAGCAGGCAATCAGGATGCCATTGAAGCTGAATTTGGCGATGTTTTGTTTTCGATGATTAATTATGCCCGTTTTCTGAATGTTAATCCCGAAGATGCCTTAGAACGAACTAATAAAAAATTTATTAAACGTTTTCAGTATTTAGAAAGCAAAGCCAATGATTTAGGAAAATCCCTAATGGATATGTCTTTGGCTGAAATGGATGTTTTTTGGGAAGAAGCGAAAAGAAGTTAG
- a CDS encoding DUF5606 family protein, with translation MNLEKILAISGKPGLYVLKVQTRTGFVAESLTDGKKITVNLKSNVSLLSEISVYTYEGEKPLKEVMDAIAAKENNGAAISHKEDNATLAAYFKEILPTYDEERVYASDIKKILNWYNTLQAKGLVVEETPVEEVVEAAVVEEAAAEKPKKAKKVTE, from the coding sequence ATGAATTTAGAAAAAATATTAGCGATTTCCGGCAAGCCTGGTTTATATGTTTTAAAAGTACAAACACGTACAGGTTTTGTGGCAGAATCATTAACAGATGGAAAAAAAATCACAGTAAACTTAAAAAGTAATGTGAGTTTATTATCTGAAATTTCAGTTTACACTTATGAAGGTGAGAAACCATTGAAAGAAGTAATGGATGCTATTGCTGCTAAAGAAAATAATGGAGCTGCTATCTCACACAAAGAAGATAATGCTACTCTTGCGGCTTATTTCAAAGAAATTTTACCTACTTATGATGAAGAAAGAGTATATGCTTCTGATATTAAGAAAATTTTAAACTGGTACAATACTTTGCAGGCTAAAGGTTTAGTTGTTGAAGAAACTCCGGTTGAAGAGGTGGTTGAGGCTGCTGTTGTTGAAGAAGCTGCTGCTGAAAAACCAAAAAAAGCTAAAAAAGTAACAGAATAA
- the def gene encoding peptide deformylase encodes MILPIVGYGDPVLRKVCEEITPEYPDLKETIANMYETMYNASGVGLAAPQVGLAIRLFLVDATPFSDDEDLAADQQKQLKGFKRTFINAKIIKEEGNDWAFNEGCLSIPDVREDVYRKEKITVEYCEEDFVMKTEVFDGLIARVIQHEYDHIEGILFTDKISSLKKRLIKGKLKNIMEGKTFQEYRMRFFGKKGR; translated from the coding sequence ATGATTTTACCAATTGTAGGATATGGTGATCCGGTTTTGAGAAAAGTGTGTGAAGAAATTACACCTGAGTATCCAGATTTGAAAGAAACAATTGCCAATATGTATGAAACAATGTATAACGCATCGGGAGTAGGACTGGCAGCACCACAAGTAGGATTAGCAATTCGTTTATTTTTAGTAGATGCAACTCCTTTTAGTGATGACGAAGATTTAGCAGCCGATCAGCAAAAACAGTTAAAAGGTTTTAAACGTACTTTTATTAATGCAAAAATCATTAAGGAAGAAGGAAATGACTGGGCTTTTAACGAAGGTTGTTTGAGTATTCCTGATGTTCGAGAAGATGTGTATCGCAAAGAAAAAATTACGGTTGAATACTGCGAAGAAGATTTTGTAATGAAAACTGAAGTTTTTGACGGATTGATTGCCAGAGTTATTCAGCACGAATACGATCATATTGAGGGAATTTTATTTACCGATAAAATTTCGTCTTTGAAAAAGCGATTAATTAAAGGAAAGCTGAAAAATATCATGGAAGGAAAAACTTTCCAGGAGTACAGAATGCGTTTCTTTGGTAAAAAAGGAAGATAA
- a CDS encoding FUSC family protein: MISKIQKFISGTDFSNALKITIAAVSPVLFFSYLGYFHIGFTIALGAFFTFPSDIPSNLKHKINGLLVTSLIIAGVNLIINLCYPYPWLFYPVLILLIFNVSMILVYGQRATMVSFSALLSLSLAFAHLNTGWEILHYSGLLFAGGLFYTLISVIFFHIKPNRYVELQMAECIRLTAKYLKLRGDLWELNSNRKAITKKQLHLQVELNVLHENIREVLISSRTKSGSSGQNRKLLLSFISLVEILELAISTSFDHNKLHQKFDGYPRALETYQNLAYNLGKSLKLLSKSIQESKAYESEHNLMEDLHLFEDTISDYKKDLKTDSSSEEVLMLITMLHYAEKQVEKIITLERAFTANINAKDLKGRDKDIEKFIKPQYYPLSTFVENFSFSSTVFRHSLRITITILLGYMIGKVLPLENVYWIILTIVVIMKQGFGLTNERTYHRIFGTVAGGFIAFGILYIIHDSYIISTIAIIAMLLGFSFNPSNYKIGATFITIYVVLIYGVLSPDNGNVIEYRILDTIVGAALCLLANYFLWPSWEFLSLPVYIQDAIEANRNYLKQISILYNEKGEVPTEYRLARKQAFIEIGNLMASFQRMLQEPKSKQSKLPQVYKLTVLNHSLLSSIASLGTYIQSHKTTEASKAFNVVVDKVIENLEYSINLLSKSNYDAIAAASNEDFNQRLTELKNIRAKELKQIKLIDEEAYQIKMQEAQLVIEQLIWMTSLSENIVKTTQLLMATKQETQQ, translated from the coding sequence ATGATTTCTAAAATTCAGAAGTTTATTTCCGGTACTGATTTCAGTAATGCTTTAAAAATAACCATCGCCGCCGTTTCGCCTGTTCTATTTTTTTCATATTTAGGTTATTTCCATATTGGTTTCACGATTGCTTTGGGAGCATTCTTTACTTTTCCCAGTGATATTCCCAGTAATTTAAAACATAAAATCAACGGATTACTGGTTACTTCGCTTATCATTGCCGGAGTTAATTTGATTATCAATCTTTGCTATCCTTATCCCTGGCTTTTTTACCCTGTTCTAATTTTATTGATTTTTAATGTTTCAATGATTTTAGTGTACGGACAACGTGCCACGATGGTATCTTTCTCGGCTTTATTATCCCTGTCACTGGCTTTTGCACATTTGAATACGGGTTGGGAAATCCTCCACTATTCAGGACTTTTATTTGCCGGAGGTTTATTTTACACCCTTATTTCTGTTATTTTTTTTCATATAAAACCCAATCGCTATGTCGAATTACAAATGGCAGAATGCATCCGACTTACGGCAAAATACCTGAAATTGCGCGGCGATCTTTGGGAATTAAATTCGAATAGAAAAGCCATCACCAAGAAACAATTGCATTTACAGGTAGAACTGAATGTTTTACACGAAAATATCCGGGAAGTTTTAATTAGCAGCCGAACCAAATCAGGTTCTTCAGGTCAAAACCGAAAATTACTGTTGAGTTTTATCTCTTTAGTTGAAATACTCGAACTTGCCATTTCCACTTCATTTGACCACAACAAACTGCATCAAAAATTTGATGGTTATCCAAGAGCTCTGGAAACCTATCAAAACCTTGCTTATAATTTAGGTAAAAGCCTAAAACTGCTATCTAAAAGTATTCAGGAGAGTAAAGCTTACGAATCGGAACATAATCTCATGGAAGACTTACATTTATTTGAAGACACCATTAGCGATTACAAAAAAGATTTAAAAACCGATTCTTCATCAGAAGAGGTTTTAATGCTGATTACTATGCTGCATTATGCCGAAAAACAAGTGGAAAAAATCATCACTTTAGAACGAGCTTTTACCGCTAATATAAACGCCAAAGATTTAAAAGGAAGGGACAAGGACATTGAAAAATTCATTAAGCCACAGTATTATCCGCTGAGTACTTTTGTAGAAAATTTCAGCTTTTCCTCAACCGTTTTCAGACATTCGCTCAGAATAACCATTACTATTCTATTAGGCTACATGATTGGTAAAGTACTTCCTTTAGAAAATGTCTATTGGATTATCCTAACCATAGTAGTTATTATGAAACAGGGGTTTGGACTCACAAACGAACGTACTTATCACCGCATTTTCGGAACTGTAGCAGGCGGCTTTATCGCTTTTGGAATTTTATACATCATTCACGATTCTTATATTATCAGTACAATTGCTATTATTGCGATGCTCTTAGGTTTTTCATTCAATCCCAGTAATTACAAAATTGGCGCAACTTTTATTACCATTTATGTTGTTCTGATTTATGGTGTTTTATCTCCTGACAATGGCAATGTTATCGAATACCGTATTCTGGATACCATTGTTGGTGCTGCTTTATGCCTCCTTGCCAATTATTTTCTATGGCCTTCCTGGGAATTTTTAAGCCTTCCTGTTTACATTCAGGATGCTATAGAAGCCAACCGAAATTATTTGAAACAAATTTCTATTTTGTACAATGAAAAAGGAGAAGTTCCTACCGAATACCGATTAGCCAGAAAACAGGCTTTTATAGAAATTGGAAATTTAATGGCTTCTTTCCAGCGAATGTTGCAAGAACCAAAATCCAAACAAAGTAAATTGCCTCAGGTATACAAACTCACCGTACTAAACCATTCCTTATTGTCATCTATTGCTTCGTTGGGAACTTATATTCAGTCGCACAAAACCACCGAAGCCTCTAAAGCATTTAATGTTGTAGTGGATAAAGTAATTGAAAATCTGGAGTATTCTATCAACTTACTAAGTAAATCAAATTATGATGCAATTGCTGCTGCTTCAAATGAAGATTTTAATCAAAGATTAACCGAATTGAAAAACATTCGGGCCAAAGAATTAAAACAAATCAAACTGATTGACGAAGAAGCTTATCAAATTAAAATGCAGGAAGCACAATTGGTCATTGAACAATTAATATGGATGACCAGTTTGTCTGAAAACATTGTAAAAACAACTCAGTTGTTAATGGCTACAAAACAAGAAACCCAACAATAA
- a CDS encoding malate:quinone oxidoreductase: MSDTTIRSNSDVVLIGAGIMSATLGVILKELQPDITIQIFERLDNAAAESSDAWNNAGTGHSAFCELNYTPQKEDGSIDPKKAISIAESFEVSRQFWAYLVEQNKVASPEQFIKSIPHMSFVWGDKNVDFLKKRFEVLQANPLFQEMAFSTDYNQIKDWMPLVMEDRKVDDKIAATTMEIGTDVNFGELTRNMFAYLSGLEGVSIHFGHEVRKIKKRESGKWRLKITDLATGERKRVYTNFVFIGAGGGSLPLLNKANVPEGDGYGGFPVSGQWLKCTNPEVIAKHEAKVYGKASVGAPPMSVPHIDSRMINGKKELLFGPFAGFSTRFLKNGKYSDLPLSLKPSNVMPMLIAGYKNIPLTKYLIEQVRQSPQDRIKALREYVPSARSKDWKLERAGQRVQVIKKHEKEGGVLEFGTEMITTADGSLSVLLGASPGASTAVSIMVELVAKCFKDKIDTPEWQEKLKLMIPSYGQKLNENPELLKEVRSNTAKVLKIK, encoded by the coding sequence ATGTCTGATACAACCATACGTTCAAATTCTGATGTAGTCCTTATTGGTGCTGGGATTATGAGTGCTACTTTAGGAGTAATTTTAAAAGAATTACAGCCTGATATTACAATTCAAATTTTTGAAAGATTAGATAATGCAGCGGCAGAGAGTTCTGATGCTTGGAATAATGCAGGTACAGGACATTCGGCTTTTTGTGAATTGAATTATACACCACAAAAAGAAGATGGGAGTATTGATCCTAAAAAAGCCATTAGTATTGCGGAATCTTTTGAGGTTTCACGTCAGTTTTGGGCTTATTTAGTAGAACAAAACAAAGTTGCATCGCCAGAGCAATTTATCAAAAGTATTCCACACATGAGTTTTGTTTGGGGGGATAAAAATGTAGATTTCTTAAAAAAGAGATTCGAAGTTTTACAAGCAAATCCTTTGTTTCAGGAAATGGCTTTCAGTACTGATTACAATCAGATAAAAGACTGGATGCCTTTGGTAATGGAAGACAGAAAAGTGGATGACAAAATTGCAGCAACTACTATGGAAATAGGAACTGATGTTAATTTTGGTGAATTGACCCGAAATATGTTTGCTTATTTGTCAGGATTAGAAGGGGTTAGCATTCATTTTGGACATGAAGTTAGAAAAATCAAAAAAAGAGAGAGTGGTAAGTGGCGTTTGAAAATAACTGATTTGGCAACCGGTGAGCGCAAAAGAGTATATACTAATTTTGTTTTTATTGGAGCAGGAGGAGGTTCGCTTCCGTTGTTGAATAAAGCAAATGTTCCCGAAGGCGATGGTTATGGCGGTTTTCCGGTAAGCGGACAATGGTTAAAATGTACCAATCCTGAGGTAATTGCAAAACATGAGGCTAAAGTATATGGTAAAGCCAGTGTAGGTGCACCACCTATGTCGGTACCACATATTGATTCCCGAATGATTAATGGTAAAAAAGAACTTCTTTTTGGACCTTTTGCCGGTTTTTCTACACGTTTCCTAAAAAATGGTAAATATTCTGATTTGCCTTTGTCTTTAAAACCAAGCAATGTAATGCCAATGCTTATTGCAGGTTATAAAAATATTCCGTTAACAAAATATCTTATTGAGCAGGTGCGTCAATCCCCACAGGACAGAATTAAAGCTTTACGTGAATATGTGCCAAGTGCCAGAAGTAAAGACTGGAAATTAGAACGTGCCGGACAAAGAGTACAGGTGATTAAGAAACACGAAAAAGAAGGTGGAGTACTTGAATTTGGTACCGAAATGATTACTACTGCCGATGGATCTTTATCTGTTTTACTGGGGGCTTCTCCCGGAGCTTCCACTGCTGTTTCAATTATGGTTGAATTAGTAGCAAAATGTTTTAAAGATAAAATTGATACTCCTGAATGGCAGGAAAAATTAAAACTGATGATTCCTTCTTACGGACAAAAATTAAATGAAAATCCGGAATTATTAAAAGAAGTGAGATCAAATACTGCTAAGGTTTTAAAAATAAAATAG
- the ruvX gene encoding Holliday junction resolvase RuvX: MPRILAIDYGQKRTGIAVTDEMQIIASGLTTIPSSTAIAFLKDYFAKEKVELVLIGEPKQMNGQPSESASIIKGFVTHFTNHFPDMKMLRVDERFTSKMAFQTMIDSGLKKKQRQNKALIDEISATIMLQDYLSRKMF; the protein is encoded by the coding sequence ATGCCCAGAATTCTCGCCATAGACTACGGTCAAAAACGTACCGGAATTGCTGTTACCGATGAGATGCAAATTATAGCTTCGGGATTAACCACAATTCCCTCTTCCACAGCAATCGCTTTTTTGAAAGACTATTTTGCTAAAGAAAAAGTAGAATTGGTATTGATTGGCGAACCCAAACAAATGAATGGACAACCTTCGGAGAGTGCTTCTATTATAAAAGGATTTGTGACGCATTTTACCAATCATTTCCCGGATATGAAAATGCTGAGGGTTGACGAGCGATTTACTTCAAAAATGGCTTTTCAAACCATGATTGATAGTGGTTTGAAGAAAAAACAACGTCAGAATAAAGCCTTGATCGATGAGATTTCGGCAACAATTATGCTGCAAGACTACCTTTCGCGCAAAATGTTTTGA